In one Mycobacteroides chelonae genomic region, the following are encoded:
- a CDS encoding energy-coupling factor transporter transmembrane component T family protein, producing MSQRRPLMLMRPVPGPSPIHALWAGTKLLAALAISVLLTVMPSWTAIGLVALLILVTAGLAGISPRCIPSVPRWVGLLVVAGSLFTIVNGGAPELTFGPVTIGVGGFLDFLRVTSLGLVLIGLGAVISWTTQVADIAPAVALLCRPLRILRAPVDDWAITISLAFRMFPMLSEEFRLLAAARRLQPPQPEKPSRRAEVVDLCTAAMVVSLRRATEMGDAITARGGAGRISAHPIYPGWRDALAVVALISVVVLALTLG from the coding sequence ATGAGTCAACGACGTCCATTGATGCTGATGCGGCCCGTTCCCGGGCCGTCACCCATCCACGCGCTGTGGGCCGGCACCAAACTCCTGGCCGCGCTGGCAATATCGGTGTTGCTGACCGTCATGCCGTCGTGGACCGCCATCGGGCTCGTCGCCCTGCTGATCCTCGTGACCGCGGGTCTTGCCGGCATCTCCCCCAGATGTATCCCGTCCGTGCCGCGGTGGGTGGGGCTGCTTGTGGTGGCGGGCAGCTTGTTCACCATCGTGAACGGTGGCGCGCCCGAGCTGACATTCGGACCGGTCACCATCGGCGTCGGCGGCTTCCTGGATTTCCTGCGCGTGACGTCGCTGGGGCTGGTTCTGATCGGGCTCGGCGCGGTGATCTCATGGACGACACAGGTCGCCGATATCGCTCCCGCAGTAGCACTTTTGTGTCGCCCCCTGCGCATCCTGCGGGCGCCCGTCGACGATTGGGCAATCACCATTTCCCTGGCGTTCCGGATGTTTCCCATGCTCTCCGAGGAATTCCGGTTGTTGGCGGCCGCGCGCAGGCTTCAACCGCCGCAACCGGAGAAGCCCTCGCGGCGTGCGGAAGTCGTCGATCTGTGTACCGCCGCGATGGTCGTCTCGCTGCGCCGCGCCACCGAGATGGGTGACGCGATCACCGCACGCGGAGGCGCGGGACGGATCTCGGCGCACCCCATCTATCCGGGATGGCGTGACGCTCTTGCCGTGGTGGCGCTCATTAGTGTCGTCGTTCTGGCACTGACGCTAGGCTGA
- a CDS encoding HNH endonuclease signature motif containing protein has translation MSSIRVLEAVVDAFCAESIDELTAVEALTIMARLEVVQRRLSARGGGLIPKVTAQASPVELGGTSYADAVSRRLHISKGAARRRIADAEQLAPRRAITGEVLAPQLPNVACALGRGDIGEEHVRIICSFFDRLPVMVDGPTREAAEQQLADMAARFRPEQLRVGAERMMALLNPDGEFSDVDRARRRGVTIGQQGFDGMSPITGLLDPETRAYLDAVLAKLAAPGMCNPSDRSPVVDGKPAPDAADRDTRSDAQRNHDALRTCLRATLASGELGSHHGLPVTVVVTTTLAELEERAGIAITGAGTRLPMRDLIRMARHAHHYLSIFDDDGRPLYLGRTKRIASSDQRLVLHARDRGCTHPDCTVPGYLCEVHHITEWADGGDTDIDNLTLACPPHHRLLSHGWTTRKHPDGTTEWIPPPQLEFSGITPAECRWFPD, from the coding sequence ATGAGTTCGATTAGAGTGTTGGAGGCGGTGGTTGATGCCTTCTGTGCTGAGTCGATCGATGAGCTGACCGCCGTCGAGGCGTTGACGATCATGGCGCGCCTGGAAGTGGTGCAGCGCCGATTGTCGGCCCGGGGTGGGGGCTTGATTCCGAAGGTCACTGCGCAGGCCTCGCCCGTCGAGTTGGGGGGCACCTCGTATGCCGATGCGGTGTCGCGGCGTCTGCATATCAGTAAGGGAGCGGCCCGGCGCCGCATCGCCGATGCCGAGCAGCTAGCCCCGCGCCGGGCAATCACCGGTGAGGTGCTGGCACCTCAGTTGCCGAATGTGGCTTGCGCCCTGGGGCGCGGCGATATAGGTGAGGAGCACGTCCGGATCATCTGCAGCTTTTTTGACCGGTTGCCGGTGATGGTGGACGGCCCGACTCGCGAAGCCGCCGAACAACAACTGGCCGACATGGCGGCACGGTTTCGGCCCGAACAACTGCGCGTGGGTGCTGAACGCATGATGGCCCTGTTGAATCCAGATGGAGAGTTCTCCGATGTGGATAGAGCCCGCCGTCGCGGGGTGACGATTGGGCAGCAGGGTTTTGATGGCATGTCCCCAATCACGGGACTGCTGGATCCAGAAACCCGCGCCTACCTCGATGCGGTGCTCGCCAAACTCGCCGCCCCCGGCATGTGCAACCCGAGCGATCGAAGCCCTGTGGTCGATGGTAAACCCGCGCCAGACGCGGCCGACCGTGACACTCGCAGCGATGCGCAACGCAACCACGACGCCCTCCGCACCTGCCTGCGCGCCACCTTGGCCTCGGGGGAACTGGGGTCCCATCACGGCCTCCCCGTCACCGTCGTGGTCACCACCACGCTGGCAGAATTAGAAGAGCGGGCCGGGATCGCGATCACCGGCGCCGGCACCCGGTTGCCGATGCGCGATCTGATCCGCATGGCCAGGCATGCCCACCACTACCTGAGCATTTTCGATGACGACGGCCGACCCCTGTATCTCGGCCGAACGAAGCGGATCGCTTCGTCAGATCAACGCCTCGTGCTGCATGCCCGCGACCGTGGCTGCACCCACCCCGACTGCACAGTGCCCGGATACCTCTGCGAAGTCCACCACATCACCGAATGGGCCGACGGCGGAGACACCGACATCGACAACCTCACCCTCGCCTGCCCACCACACCACCGACTCCTGAGCCACGGTTGGACCACCCGCAAACATCCCGACGGCACCACTGAATGGATACCCCCACCACAACTGGAGTTCAGCGGCATCACGCCCGCAGAATGCCGATGGTTCCCAGACTGA
- a CDS encoding condensation domain-containing protein — translation MRGGPVTVSLTDKWEPSAGSVITWQPSPASYAKALEAPVSEVPPSFMQVQHLRTYLRQAAKGLDFSRVLVFTLDMPGRCDKRAMGHVINAHLRRHDTYRSWFSLDDDQNIVRRTIADPADVEFVQVKLGEITSDEVREMVVSETPDPFRWDCFRFGIVQSSGHFTFYFSVDHLHLDATFARLLIMEILMGYKALVQGGAPIELPPAGSYGDYCIRQHEFLSGLTPDSEPVREWTQFAENNRGSLPDFPLPLGDHGVPCGTAIVTEQLLDEQQALKFESRCIDAGARFIGGVMAALGFAERELTGTDTYYGITPSDARDEADMFTTGWFTGLVPITAPVDGTFGAAAVAAQESFDRGRQLVNVPFYRVLELVPELNWPRPYHPMINFFDGGAPPLSQLFTNPLLVSNPIGLYAESKSVYQLTIFISRFPTETTLMIAYPDNPIARESITRYVDLVKSTFARVCEQNDAVHAR, via the coding sequence ATGCGTGGTGGACCAGTAACGGTGTCGTTGACCGACAAGTGGGAGCCGTCTGCGGGATCGGTGATCACCTGGCAGCCTTCACCGGCCTCGTACGCGAAGGCCCTTGAAGCGCCGGTGAGTGAGGTTCCCCCGAGCTTCATGCAGGTGCAGCATCTGCGCACATATCTGCGGCAGGCCGCCAAGGGTCTGGACTTCTCGCGTGTGCTCGTCTTCACCTTGGATATGCCGGGGCGGTGCGACAAGCGGGCCATGGGTCATGTGATCAATGCCCACCTGAGGAGACACGACACGTATCGGAGCTGGTTCTCGCTCGACGATGATCAGAACATCGTTCGGCGCACCATCGCCGACCCAGCCGACGTGGAGTTCGTCCAGGTCAAGTTGGGCGAGATAACCTCCGACGAGGTGCGGGAGATGGTGGTCTCGGAGACCCCGGACCCCTTCCGATGGGACTGCTTCCGATTCGGAATCGTCCAGAGCTCGGGGCATTTCACCTTCTACTTCAGTGTGGACCATCTGCACCTGGATGCGACTTTTGCGCGCTTGCTGATCATGGAGATCCTCATGGGATACAAGGCGCTGGTTCAGGGCGGCGCCCCGATCGAGCTTCCGCCCGCGGGCAGCTACGGCGACTACTGCATCAGGCAGCATGAGTTTCTTTCCGGGCTGACCCCTGATTCCGAACCGGTGCGCGAGTGGACTCAGTTCGCCGAGAACAACCGCGGCAGCCTCCCGGATTTCCCGCTGCCGCTGGGTGATCACGGTGTGCCCTGCGGTACCGCGATCGTCACCGAGCAGCTGCTCGATGAGCAGCAGGCACTGAAGTTCGAGTCGCGCTGCATCGATGCGGGGGCGCGATTCATCGGTGGCGTGATGGCCGCTCTCGGATTCGCCGAACGTGAATTGACCGGTACCGATACCTATTACGGCATCACGCCGAGCGACGCCCGCGACGAGGCGGACATGTTCACGACGGGATGGTTCACCGGGCTGGTGCCGATAACAGCCCCCGTTGACGGGACCTTTGGTGCGGCAGCCGTCGCGGCGCAGGAATCGTTTGACCGTGGCAGGCAGCTGGTGAATGTTCCCTTCTACCGGGTCCTGGAATTGGTGCCGGAGCTGAACTGGCCACGGCCGTACCACCCCATGATCAACTTCTTCGACGGTGGTGCTCCGCCACTTTCGCAGTTGTTCACCAACCCGCTGCTGGTGAGCAATCCCATCGGTCTGTATGCCGAAAGTAAGTCGGTGTACCAGCTGACGATCTTCATCTCGCGATTCCCGACGGAGACGACGCTGATGATCGCGTACCCGGACAACCCCATCGCGCGGGAGTCGATCACCCGCTACGTAGACCTCGTGAAGTCCACGTTCGCACGGGTTTGCGAGCAGAATGACGCTGTGCACGCGCGGTAG
- a CDS encoding MmpS family protein translates to MLRVIRRVWMPLLIAAVLAIGGFAVLRVRGIFGADSFASSADNNAKDAVPYNPKTLVYEVFGEPGAMADVNYFNEDAQPTRVDAVQLPWSFKIVSILPSLSGNIVAQGNGDTIGCRIIVNGEVKVERVSNEHNAYIYCLVKSA, encoded by the coding sequence ATGCTTCGCGTCATAAGACGGGTGTGGATGCCGCTTCTCATCGCCGCGGTACTCGCGATCGGCGGATTCGCAGTGTTACGGGTACGCGGGATTTTCGGTGCGGATTCCTTCGCCTCCTCTGCCGACAACAACGCCAAAGATGCCGTCCCATACAACCCAAAGACACTCGTATATGAAGTATTTGGAGAACCCGGGGCCATGGCAGATGTGAACTACTTCAACGAGGATGCGCAGCCGACGCGCGTCGACGCCGTGCAGCTGCCATGGTCGTTCAAGATCGTCTCGATCTTGCCGTCGTTGAGTGGGAACATCGTGGCCCAAGGCAACGGCGACACAATCGGTTGCCGGATCATCGTCAATGGCGAGGTCAAGGTGGAGCGAGTTTCCAACGAACACAACGCCTACATCTACTGCCTGGTGAAGTCCGCATGA
- a CDS encoding GAP family protein gives MWTIVLLMALGVSVEPTRLGLTVLMLNRPRPLLQLFVFLCGAFVMGLSLGLTLLFVLRVSPMGQADVSGPYIQVALGVLALLVAAVLAITASIRRPAAAPRAPRAGLADKVARRVRGFMQNNSLWVAGVSGLGIALPSADFLAVIALIHASGATQPIQSMALLFFNAVAFSMVALPLLSYAAMPARTYEMVSALHTWVRSRRRIDVALIVAILGLIILSLGTIGILRA, from the coding sequence ATGTGGACCATCGTCTTATTGATGGCACTTGGTGTGAGCGTTGAGCCCACCCGACTGGGACTGACAGTCCTGATGTTGAACAGGCCGCGACCGCTGCTGCAGCTGTTCGTGTTCCTGTGCGGTGCATTCGTCATGGGGTTGAGCCTCGGACTGACGCTGTTGTTTGTCCTTCGGGTGTCCCCGATGGGACAGGCCGATGTTTCGGGGCCCTATATCCAAGTCGCGCTTGGCGTTCTGGCCCTGTTGGTAGCGGCGGTGCTGGCCATCACGGCCTCGATCCGTCGACCTGCCGCCGCTCCGCGTGCGCCGCGGGCGGGCTTGGCCGACAAGGTCGCGAGGCGAGTGCGAGGGTTCATGCAGAACAACTCGTTGTGGGTGGCGGGGGTCAGTGGACTGGGAATTGCCTTGCCGTCGGCGGACTTCCTTGCGGTTATCGCCCTCATCCACGCCTCGGGTGCCACACAGCCCATTCAGTCCATGGCACTGCTCTTCTTCAACGCGGTGGCCTTCTCGATGGTGGCGCTGCCGTTGTTGAGTTACGCGGCCATGCCGGCGCGGACATACGAGATGGTGTCGGCCCTGCACACCTGGGTACGGTCCCGCCGGCGGATCGATGTCGCGCTGATCGTTGCAATCCTCGGCCTGATCATTCTCAGTCTGGGAACCATCGGCATTCTGCGGGCGTGA
- the pks2 gene encoding sulfolipid-1 biosynthesis phthioceranic/hydroxyphthioceranic acid synthase, with protein MKNASVTPVAVIGLGCRLPGGIESPEQFWEALLRGEDFVTEVPPARWDLSEYYDPESGVPGKSPSKWGAFLDDVGGFDADFFSINEREAVSIDPQHRVLLETSWQAVEHAGLNPRTLAGSQTGVFVGVTHNDYQLVAADAADLGGPYGFAGTNFCMASGRISYALGVHGPSLTVDAGCAAGLATVHMGCQSLAAGESDLVLAGGVNLVLEPRRYVGASQQRMLSPTGRCHTFTGEADGFVMSEGCVMILLKRLDDAVRDGDRILAIVRGTASNQDGRTVNQSTPSSDAQAAACRTALAAAGVDASTVGLIEAHGTGTPVGDPIEYTGLAQVYGVEGPCAVGSVKTNFGHTMSAAGALGLMKIILAVEHGVIPPNLHFTGIPDKLAGVTTNLFVPQSVIPWPENIEGPRRAGVSAYGMSGSNVHAVVEQAPPAVSAETSVESPLGSQLIFPVSSTSADELRRTAGRLADWLSEGADVPVGDVGYTLARRRAHRPVRTTVVANDVNELVAGLREVAGDEAPYQAAVAEDDRGPVWLFSGQGSQWAAMGAELLAKEPVFAATIARLEPLIQAESGFSVSEAISAPETVTGIDRVQPTLFAMQVSLAAAMASYGVKPGAVIGHSMGEAAAAVVSEALSLEDGVKVICRRSKLMLRISGAGAMASVDLPAQQVVAELADREIDDVVLAVVASPQSTVVGGATETVRQLIAEWSDRGLMAREVAVDVASHSPQVDPILDDLADALEDLSPRTPVVPLYSSVSFDPREKPVMDADYWVDNLRHTVRFAAAVQAALDDGYRVFGELAPHPLLVYPAEQTARSLDIPMVALAGMRREQELPHGLRDFVGDVYTAGGAVDFSVLYPAGALVDVPLPSWTRQSYLLDLSAQAQGQSSHTVAVHPLLGAYVRLTEEPVRHIWQADVGTEAQPWIADHQVRHVAVYPGAAYCEMALSASAAVFGEGSVVQDISFEQLLTLGETTPISATATAKSADVLEFVVDTHDEGETVKRATAVLGSGDEADVPVAYDLAALRAEHPHSATGDELRESFDERGVQYGPAFQGLVSAYHGDESVRSVLAEVALPRDVRAQQGSYIVHPALLDACFQSVIALPDVQAASKNALPLPKGVRSLHAYESARSTQYCYTRVTKVIGNEVEADIDLLDENGAVLVAVRGFRFGTGASDDEQRDQLLNNRLLAIEWQQQRLPEEVSGGPRRWLLVSTGETVDPWASELIDALKLRNSEVALIQWRPDTDRVAALKLLYDQLEAGGFDGVLVVTAPGAAAGADRVALQGADQVRHLVRITRELVDLPGEPPRLYVVTRNAQTVVDGDITNLEQAGLRGLVRVIGAEYPHLRVTHIDVDGHTAAQNVAGELASGSEEDETAWRDDHWYRARLNLGPLGPDDWRSTVATPDNEGVRFEVRTPGDLQSLGFVAFDRVAPGPGQIEVSVTATSINFADVLNVYGRYSSFEGRQELGVDFAGVVTAVGEGVTQHQVGDRVGGMTPTGAWRSFVVVDANLAATLPAEVPDREAAAVPGAHVTAWYGLHELARISAEDKVLIHSGTGGVGQAAIAIARAAGAEIYATAGSEERRELLRSWGIKHVYDSRSTEFADLIRRDTDGYGVDIVLNSLTGAAQRAGVELLTFGGRFIEIGKRDIYGDTRLGLFPFRRNLSFHAVDLVLVSKTRPQAIYRTLTALYGQMAEGVLPLPEISSSPLQEAAESIRVMGAAGHTGKLVLDLPKAGEVDAVIPASHAPAFRREGAYVITGGLGGLGLFLAKKLAAAGVGRIILNGRSAPKPEAVEAIEQIRHAGIEIDVVLGDIAEPETSQRLVAAATETGKPVRGVLHAAALVHDATLANITDELIDRGDWRPKVHGAWNLHEATAEQPLDWFCSFSSIAALVGSPGQGAYAAANSWLDGFTHWRRAQGLPATVIAWGAWSEIGQGTHLANADAAILPDEGAYAFDTVLRHNRAYTAYAPMAGISWLADFVERSPFAQAFRDAGQSQTETNKFLDELNALPREEWPTRLRKLVAEQVGLVLRRSIDPDRSLPDYGLDSLGNLEIRTRIQADTGVRIGPADVSTVRSLASHLYDKLADQESEVASS; from the coding sequence ATGAAAAACGCGTCTGTGACCCCAGTTGCAGTTATCGGGTTGGGGTGCCGGCTTCCGGGTGGGATCGAGTCGCCCGAACAGTTCTGGGAGGCGCTGCTGCGCGGTGAGGACTTCGTTACTGAGGTGCCCCCTGCGCGCTGGGACTTGAGTGAGTACTACGACCCCGAGTCCGGCGTGCCCGGCAAGTCGCCTTCCAAGTGGGGGGCCTTCCTGGATGACGTTGGCGGCTTCGATGCGGACTTTTTCAGCATCAACGAGCGTGAGGCCGTCTCGATCGATCCTCAGCATCGTGTTTTGCTCGAAACATCTTGGCAGGCAGTGGAACATGCGGGCCTCAATCCGCGGACCCTTGCTGGCTCGCAGACCGGAGTGTTCGTGGGAGTGACCCACAACGACTATCAGTTGGTGGCCGCGGACGCGGCGGATCTCGGAGGTCCCTACGGATTCGCGGGTACAAACTTCTGCATGGCGTCGGGGCGCATCTCTTACGCCCTGGGTGTGCATGGGCCGTCATTGACGGTCGACGCCGGGTGTGCAGCGGGGTTGGCGACTGTGCATATGGGATGTCAGAGCCTGGCGGCAGGCGAAAGTGATCTCGTGCTCGCAGGCGGTGTCAACCTCGTCTTGGAACCCCGCAGGTATGTCGGTGCCTCGCAGCAGCGCATGCTCTCTCCGACCGGGCGCTGCCACACATTCACCGGCGAGGCAGACGGTTTCGTGATGTCTGAGGGCTGCGTCATGATTCTGCTGAAGCGGCTGGACGATGCGGTGCGAGACGGGGACCGGATTCTGGCGATCGTGCGGGGCACGGCGTCGAATCAGGATGGGCGCACAGTGAATCAGTCAACTCCGTCCTCGGACGCGCAGGCGGCCGCATGCCGTACTGCACTGGCGGCTGCCGGTGTGGACGCCAGCACCGTCGGACTCATTGAGGCGCACGGTACGGGCACACCGGTGGGCGATCCCATCGAGTACACGGGTCTGGCGCAGGTCTATGGAGTCGAGGGACCCTGCGCCGTGGGGTCGGTGAAGACCAACTTTGGGCACACCATGTCGGCGGCCGGTGCGCTGGGACTGATGAAGATCATTCTCGCGGTGGAGCATGGCGTGATTCCGCCAAACCTGCATTTCACCGGGATTCCCGACAAGCTTGCCGGCGTCACAACGAACCTTTTTGTGCCGCAATCGGTTATCCCATGGCCCGAGAACATCGAGGGCCCGCGGCGCGCCGGGGTATCGGCATACGGAATGTCAGGTTCCAACGTCCACGCGGTGGTGGAACAGGCTCCGCCCGCCGTGTCTGCGGAAACCAGCGTGGAATCGCCCCTGGGATCGCAGCTGATTTTCCCGGTGTCTTCGACGTCTGCCGACGAGTTGCGCCGGACTGCGGGCAGATTGGCCGACTGGCTCTCTGAAGGTGCCGATGTCCCGGTCGGGGACGTGGGATACACCCTGGCACGTCGCAGGGCGCACCGGCCGGTGCGCACCACCGTGGTGGCCAACGACGTCAACGAACTAGTGGCCGGGCTCCGCGAGGTTGCCGGTGACGAGGCCCCATATCAGGCGGCGGTTGCCGAGGATGACCGCGGCCCGGTCTGGCTCTTCTCCGGTCAAGGTTCGCAATGGGCGGCCATGGGTGCCGAATTGCTTGCTAAGGAACCGGTATTCGCCGCGACCATCGCCCGCCTCGAGCCACTGATCCAGGCGGAGTCCGGATTCTCGGTTAGCGAGGCGATCTCGGCGCCGGAGACGGTCACGGGTATCGACCGGGTTCAGCCGACGTTGTTCGCCATGCAGGTGTCATTGGCTGCCGCCATGGCTTCGTACGGAGTGAAGCCCGGAGCGGTCATCGGGCATTCGATGGGCGAGGCGGCAGCCGCGGTTGTCTCCGAGGCCCTGTCGTTGGAAGACGGCGTCAAGGTGATCTGCCGCCGTTCGAAGTTGATGCTGCGCATCTCGGGAGCTGGCGCCATGGCTTCCGTCGACCTGCCGGCTCAGCAGGTGGTCGCGGAACTGGCCGATCGGGAGATCGACGATGTGGTCCTGGCGGTGGTCGCGTCGCCGCAGTCGACGGTTGTCGGTGGTGCCACCGAGACAGTGCGGCAGCTCATCGCGGAGTGGTCGGACCGCGGATTGATGGCCCGTGAGGTGGCCGTCGACGTTGCGTCGCATTCACCGCAGGTGGACCCGATTCTGGACGATCTTGCCGATGCCCTCGAAGATCTGTCACCGCGGACACCGGTTGTGCCGCTGTACTCTTCGGTCTCGTTCGATCCGCGCGAGAAGCCCGTGATGGATGCCGATTACTGGGTGGACAACCTGCGTCACACGGTACGGTTCGCGGCGGCAGTGCAAGCGGCGCTGGACGACGGGTACCGCGTTTTCGGTGAGCTGGCACCACACCCGTTGCTGGTGTACCCCGCCGAACAGACCGCACGCAGCCTCGACATTCCCATGGTGGCCCTCGCCGGTATGCGCCGCGAGCAGGAGCTGCCGCATGGGCTTCGCGATTTTGTGGGAGACGTCTATACAGCCGGTGGTGCGGTGGACTTCTCGGTGCTCTACCCAGCGGGCGCCCTTGTGGATGTGCCGTTGCCGAGCTGGACCCGCCAGTCGTACCTGTTGGATCTGTCTGCGCAGGCGCAGGGCCAGAGCAGCCATACCGTTGCCGTCCACCCGCTGCTCGGCGCATATGTGCGACTGACCGAGGAGCCTGTGCGCCACATCTGGCAGGCCGATGTCGGCACCGAGGCACAGCCCTGGATCGCGGACCATCAGGTTCGTCATGTGGCGGTGTACCCGGGTGCCGCATACTGTGAGATGGCGCTGTCGGCCTCTGCCGCCGTATTCGGTGAAGGCTCAGTGGTACAGGACATTTCGTTCGAACAGCTGCTGACCTTGGGTGAGACGACGCCGATATCGGCTACGGCCACGGCGAAGTCTGCGGATGTACTCGAGTTCGTGGTGGATACCCACGACGAAGGTGAGACAGTCAAGCGCGCTACAGCGGTCTTGGGTAGTGGTGACGAGGCCGATGTTCCCGTGGCCTACGACCTAGCCGCGCTACGGGCGGAGCACCCGCACAGCGCGACGGGCGACGAGCTACGAGAGTCGTTCGACGAGCGGGGAGTGCAGTACGGCCCGGCCTTCCAGGGCTTGGTCTCCGCGTACCACGGCGACGAGTCTGTCAGGTCGGTGCTTGCGGAAGTGGCACTGCCTCGGGATGTTCGGGCGCAGCAGGGCAGTTACATCGTCCACCCCGCGCTCCTGGACGCTTGCTTCCAGTCCGTCATCGCGCTGCCGGATGTTCAGGCGGCCAGCAAGAACGCGCTACCGCTTCCCAAGGGTGTGCGCAGCCTGCACGCCTACGAATCCGCACGTTCCACGCAGTACTGCTACACCCGGGTGACCAAGGTGATTGGCAACGAGGTGGAAGCTGATATCGATCTGCTGGACGAGAACGGCGCCGTGTTGGTTGCGGTGCGGGGCTTCCGATTCGGTACCGGCGCCTCGGACGACGAGCAGCGCGATCAGCTGCTCAACAACCGCCTGCTTGCCATCGAATGGCAGCAGCAGCGGTTGCCCGAGGAGGTATCGGGCGGGCCGCGCCGGTGGCTGCTGGTCAGCACGGGTGAGACCGTGGACCCGTGGGCATCGGAGCTGATCGATGCGCTGAAACTGCGCAACAGTGAGGTGGCGCTGATTCAGTGGCGGCCAGACACCGATCGTGTTGCGGCACTGAAGCTTCTGTACGACCAGCTGGAGGCCGGCGGATTTGACGGTGTGCTCGTCGTCACCGCCCCCGGGGCCGCCGCAGGTGCGGACAGGGTGGCTCTGCAGGGGGCCGATCAGGTTCGGCATCTGGTGCGGATCACCCGCGAATTGGTGGACCTGCCGGGCGAGCCGCCGCGGCTGTACGTGGTGACTCGCAACGCTCAGACGGTTGTCGACGGCGACATCACCAATCTGGAACAGGCCGGATTGCGGGGCTTGGTGCGCGTCATCGGCGCCGAGTATCCCCACTTGCGTGTCACGCACATCGATGTCGACGGCCACACCGCCGCCCAGAACGTGGCGGGCGAGTTGGCTTCCGGGTCGGAAGAGGACGAGACCGCATGGCGTGACGACCACTGGTACCGGGCACGCCTGAACCTGGGTCCGCTCGGCCCCGACGACTGGCGCAGTACCGTTGCGACACCGGACAATGAGGGAGTTCGGTTCGAGGTCCGCACGCCGGGCGACCTGCAGTCACTCGGGTTCGTCGCGTTTGATCGGGTGGCCCCCGGGCCGGGACAGATCGAAGTCTCGGTCACGGCCACCAGCATCAACTTCGCCGACGTGCTGAACGTGTACGGCCGGTACTCGAGTTTCGAAGGCCGGCAGGAGCTCGGCGTCGACTTCGCGGGCGTGGTGACGGCCGTCGGTGAGGGCGTCACCCAGCATCAGGTGGGTGACCGCGTGGGCGGCATGACGCCGACCGGCGCCTGGAGAAGCTTCGTCGTGGTCGATGCCAACCTTGCCGCGACGCTCCCGGCCGAGGTGCCCGATAGAGAGGCAGCAGCCGTCCCGGGCGCTCATGTCACCGCCTGGTACGGGCTCCATGAACTCGCCAGGATCTCCGCGGAGGACAAGGTGTTGATCCATTCCGGTACCGGTGGTGTGGGACAGGCAGCGATTGCCATCGCCCGTGCCGCGGGGGCCGAGATTTACGCCACCGCGGGCAGCGAAGAGCGGCGAGAATTGTTGCGCAGCTGGGGTATCAAGCACGTATACGACTCGCGCAGCACAGAATTCGCAGACCTGATCCGTCGTGACACCGACGGCTACGGCGTGGACATCGTGCTCAACTCGCTCACCGGTGCCGCGCAACGGGCCGGAGTGGAACTGCTGACCTTCGGTGGCCGCTTCATCGAAATCGGCAAGCGTGACATCTACGGCGACACCCGGCTGGGGCTGTTTCCCTTCCGGCGGAACCTGTCGTTCCACGCCGTCGACCTTGTCCTGGTATCGAAGACACGGCCACAAGCGATCTACCGCACCCTGACAGCGCTGTACGGGCAGATGGCAGAGGGCGTGCTGCCGTTGCCGGAGATCTCGTCCTCTCCATTGCAAGAGGCGGCGGAGTCGATCCGTGTGATGGGTGCTGCGGGGCATACCGGAAAGCTCGTTCTGGACCTGCCTAAGGCGGGCGAGGTCGACGCGGTGATCCCGGCGTCGCATGCGCCAGCGTTCCGCCGAGAGGGTGCGTACGTGATCACCGGTGGCCTCGGCGGGCTGGGCTTGTTCCTGGCGAAGAAGCTGGCGGCTGCCGGGGTCGGCCGGATCATCCTCAACGGTCGCAGCGCTCCGAAGCCCGAGGCCGTAGAGGCTATTGAGCAGATCCGGCACGCCGGCATCGAAATCGATGTGGTGCTTGGCGATATCGCCGAACCGGAGACGTCACAACGTCTGGTGGCGGCAGCCACGGAGACCGGGAAGCCTGTGCGCGGCGTGCTGCATGCCGCCGCCCTGGTGCACGATGCCACGCTCGCCAACATCACCGACGAACTGATCGACCGTGGAGACTGGCGGCCCAAGGTACATGGCGCCTGGAATCTGCACGAGGCCACCGCGGAGCAACCGCTGGACTGGTTCTGCTCGTTCTCCTCGATTGCGGCGCTGGTGGGCTCTCCGGGACAGGGTGCCTACGCGGCGGCCAACAGCTGGCTGGACGGATTCACGCACTGGCGACGTGCCCAGGGCTTACCGGCCACTGTCATCGCTTGGGGTGCCTGGTCGGAGATCGGGCAGGGCACGCATCTGGCGAACGCGGACGCGGCAATCCTCCCGGACGAGGGTGCCTACGCCTTCGACACCGTGCTTCGGCACAATCGGGCGTACACCGCCTATGCGCCGATGGCAGGCATATCGTGGCTGGCCGACTTCGTCGAGCGCAGTCCGTTTGCCCAGGCATTCCGTGATGCGGGTCAATCTCAAACGGAGACAAACAAGTTCCTCGATGAGCTCAACGCGCTGCCGCGTGAGGAGTGGCCGACCCGACTCCGGAAACTGGTCGCCGAGCAGGTGGGCCTGGTGCTCCGGCGATCGATCGATCCCGACCGATCCCTCCCGGATTATGGCCTGGACTCATTGGGCAACCTCGAAATTCGTACCCGTATCCAAGCGGACACCGGCGTCCGTATCGGTCCGGCTGATGTATCGACAGTGCGGTCTTTGGCGTCGCATCTGTACGACAAGCTGGCCGATCAGGAATCCGAAGTCGCTTCGTCTTAA